GGTTTCTTGAAAAGAACATGGACTGGGCGAAAGCGTATCATATAAAAGATTTAATCTATGAGTTTTCTCATTCTCTACGGGAAGAATTGGACTATTATCTAGAAGGTCGTAACGCTGAACGAATCTCGAGACAATTTGCAAAAAATCCTACGATCCAAGTTCCGCTTATTTACGATGAATACACTACGCGTGTCGTGCTTACGGCAGGGCTAGTCACCGGTATTAAAGTGAGCAATATCGAACAACTAGACCGCGAAGGGTATAATCGCAAGGTGATTGCAGAAAGAATTGCAGACTCCATGCTGTCTCAAGTAATGGAAAATGGTTTTTTTCACGGTGATCCTCATCCTGGTAACATCTTCATCACACCTGGAAACACTATCCACTATTTGGATTTCGGTATGGTCGGTCAACTAAGCAAGGAAATGACTTATCATTTTGTTTCATTGCTCGTCGCCTTGCAAAAAGGAAATATTACTCGATTAATCGATGTATTCGAAGCTATGAATATTTTACATGAACAGACTAAAACAGATGCTTTATATCGTGATTTACAGATTATTCAACGGAAATATTATGAGACACCCCTTACAGATTTAAGGCTAGGCGATGTTTTTATGGAAATTTTCTCAATCGCTTATCGGCACCGCATACGTTTACCAAATGAAATTGCGATTCTTGTAAAAGTGATTCTGACACTTGAAGGTGTACTCGGAAAGTTGGATCCTACATTCAGTATTATGAAAGCCATCGAACCGTATGGCAAAAAGATGGTACTTAAACAATTTGATCCACGCTACTTACTGGAAAATGGCTGGCATACTTTTGTGAAGAATGCTGAAATTCTATCAGAATTACCTAACGACATGAAAAAAGCCATCAAAACTATACAAAAAGGGAAAGTGGAATTAGATGTCGGCTTGAAACAAACAAATATTATTTTCCGCCGGCTTGATAAAATTGCTAATCGTCTTTCGTTAAGTATCGTGTTGTTGGCATTCAGTATTCTGATGGTCGGCCTCATTATCGGCTCTGCCATTGCTGGGCAAACGGCACTCTTCTTTAAGTTGCCGCTCATTGAAGTCGGTGCTGTCAT
This window of the Sporosarcina ureae genome carries:
- a CDS encoding ABC1 kinase family protein, which encodes MFLLLKRRMKNAQRSQEIINVFLRNGFSHILFRLGLTDRKFSSADEQVDLNLYHVGKRLRIALEQLGPTFIKLGQIASGRRDLVPEEIASELEKLQDHVESFPFEVVREIIEQQLGGTIEELFLEFNEEPLASASIGQVHTARLPNGEHVAVKIQRPNIQQQVNTDLAILHDLAGFLEKNMDWAKAYHIKDLIYEFSHSLREELDYYLEGRNAERISRQFAKNPTIQVPLIYDEYTTRVVLTAGLVTGIKVSNIEQLDREGYNRKVIAERIADSMLSQVMENGFFHGDPHPGNIFITPGNTIHYLDFGMVGQLSKEMTYHFVSLLVALQKGNITRLIDVFEAMNILHEQTKTDALYRDLQIIQRKYYETPLTDLRLGDVFMEIFSIAYRHRIRLPNEIAILVKVILTLEGVLGKLDPTFSIMKAIEPYGKKMVLKQFDPRYLLENGWHTFVKNAEILSELPNDMKKAIKTIQKGKVELDVGLKQTNIIFRRLDKIANRLSLSIVLLAFSILMVGLIIGSAIAGQTALFFKLPLIEVGAVIATLMFTYLLFSIVRSGRI